DNA from Aliarcobacter skirrowii CCUG 10374:
TTATGAAAAAATTGGAATTGTAACACTTTCAAAAGAGCTTGAAGAGAAAAAAGCTATTTATGAAGAGAAAGTTGAGAGATTTTTAACTCTTGAAGAGCTAGTTGAGAGTTTTAATTCTTAAAAAAGTATAATTCAATAAATTTTAAAATCTAAAAGGAGCAAAAGTGAGTTTAAAAGAGAAATTAAATGAAGATTTAAAACAAGCAATGAGAGATAAAGAGGTTGTAAAAAGAGACTCTATACGAGCCATAAATACAATGATTAAACAAGTTGAAGTTGATGAAAGAAGAGTTTTAGATGATGCTGAAGTTATAAAACTAATTCAAAGAGGAATAAAACAAAGAGAAGAGGCAATTTCTCAATATAGCGCTGCTTCAAGAGATGATTTAGTTCAAAAAGAGCAAGAACAAGTTGATGTTTTTATGCTTTATCTTCCTAAACAATTAAGTGATGTTGAACTTGAAAATGGAATGAAAGAGATAATAAGTG
Protein-coding regions in this window:
- a CDS encoding GatB/YqeY domain-containing protein: MSLKEKLNEDLKQAMRDKEVVKRDSIRAINTMIKQVEVDERRVLDDAEVIKLIQRGIKQREEAISQYSAASRDDLVQKEQEQVDVFMLYLPKQLSDVELENGMKEIISEVGATSLKDMGKVMGAASKKFAGVADGKRINEMVKKLLA